From the genome of Anopheles moucheti chromosome 3, idAnoMoucSN_F20_07, whole genome shotgun sequence, one region includes:
- the LOC128301674 gene encoding trypsin-4-like produces the protein MMAIRFDWAFGLLLVVAAVASARLVVPPRQIVGGFPIDISEAPFQISLREDEQPSCGGSIISPSWILTAAHCLEGVAASQVSIRAGSTYKLHGGIIRNAKRVVLHPDWDATTNEADIALVELVDPLPLNGQTIASIEMPEQDEEDPVEGSKAMVSGWGKTLNVYHSNLILRATFVPIVHRDNCQKAYRRSEHISERMLCAGFIGGGHDSCQGDSGGPLVVDDLLVGVVSFANGCAKPGFPGVNARVSAVRDWIREVSDV, from the exons ATGATGgcgattcgattcgattggGCTTTTGGAttgctgctggttgtggcAGCGG TCGCATCAGCGCGCTTGGTAGTGCCACCGCGTCAGATTGTGGGTGGATTCCCGATTGACATTTCGGAGGCACCGTTTCAAATTTCCCTCCGAGAAGATGAGCAACCATCGTGCGGCGGTTCGATCATTTCTCCCAGCTGGATTCTAACCGCAGCTCACTGTTTGGAGGGAGTCGCTGCTTCACAGGTGTCCATAAGAGCCGGTTCAACGTACAAGTTACATGGTGGCATTATCCGCAATGCTAAACGCGTTGTGCTCCATCCGGATTGGGATGCAACTACGAACGAAGCCGATATTGCGTTGGTTGAGCTGGTGGATCCACTTCCGCTAAATGGTCAAACAATCGCGTCGATTGAGATGCCCGAACAGGACGAAGAGGATCCGGTGgaaggatcgaaggcgatggTTTCCGGTTGGGGCAAGACGCTGAACGTGTATCACTCGAACCTGATCCTGCGTGCCACCTTTGTGCCGATCGTTCATCGGGATAACTGCCAGAAAGCGTACCGTCGAAGCGAGCACATCTCGGAGCGTATGTTGTGTGCGGGCTTTATCGGTGGTGGTCATGACTCGTGCCAGGGTGATTCCGGTGGTCCGCTGGTGgtggatgatctcctggtcGGAGTGGTTTCCTTTGCTAACGGATGTGCTAAACCTGGCTTCCCAGGTGTAAATGCCCGCGTATCGGCCGTGCGCGATTGGATTCGAGAAGTCAGCGATGTATAA